The proteins below are encoded in one region of Rhododendron vialii isolate Sample 1 chromosome 7a, ASM3025357v1:
- the LOC131333203 gene encoding protein FAR1-RELATED SEQUENCE 5-like isoform X2, with protein MFPMSPDSIPSTMPPRSSNQDEIDSNEKEEVWSGYNEDEEDVSSGSSKKECDEICTNEDGKEETENFEDRVEQPNEGMIFDTPNDAYLYYSRYAKENGFAVAKRISKKGRDGNLRNVTFQCSRGGKAKVKTTNPVKPRPQTKIECPARLNFAICPDGKWRLNRVALEHNHEYSPGKSKFYKSNRVLDEHVERKLVLNDKVGIPLYKTYDSLQIQAGGHDNLQYNQKDCRNYLNTERHKLLVEGDAEAMHSYFMKMKADNSDFFFAMDLDDKGRLRNVFWADARSRAACKEFGDVVTFDTTYLVNKYDMPFAPFVGVNHHGQSVLLGCGLISHEDTKSFSWLFKTWMTCMWGCAPKAIITDQCMAMKNAIEDVFPNTRHRWCIWHILKKVPEKLGKYDAYKSISPSLHSVVYDSLTKDEFEDAWEAFIKKYELQDNEWLHGLYLEKNRWVPAFVKDVFWAGMSSTQRSESMNSYFDDYINSKTTLKQFVEQYENALARKVDNEKNEDTKSSQSYIPCIIEDGLENQFQSAYTNAKAKEFQDEFVGKLKCSYEKKIRDDVWSEYEAKEWITYGEEKKRKRVSFIVDFNGETNEANCNCRLFEFKGMVCRHQLIVFHDRGIQRVPDKYVLKRWRKDVKRVHTKIRINYDNSSRTIQARRYDNMCNLFNEVADLAEDCEEKYAKVMGRLRELKQELLESSVVCGSNIVFGTPNDSFSFGDEILGSKESKIILDPEPLRRKGRPPSKRKQDFVEKIGKKKREPKKKTLPNEKTKEIENIADGHVFGTQESVGNSYPCYMGQFMWPNMMLHNMQPTMAQGGAILPFSPSMAQGGAILPNMAQGGTGASFDQFISNFPTSQNNMPNLFNSEVWRGQSSIASSQVWGGGQSSLMESQGQGWKEGKISFTDMLNAKDNGKE; from the exons ATGTTTCCGATGTCGCCAGATTCTATTCCTTCGACAATGCCTCCACGATCATCGAATCAAGATGAGATAGATTCTAATGAGAAAGAGGAGGTATGGAGTGGATAcaatgaagatgaagaagatgtATCGAGTGGTTCTTCAAAAAAGGAGTGTGATGAGATATGTACTAATGAAGATGGAAAAGaggaaacagaaaattttgaagatAGAGTTGAGCAACCGAATGAGGGAATGATATTCGACACACCAAATGATGCTTATCTATATTACTCAAGATATGCTAAAGAAAATGGGTTTGCTGTGGCTAAAAGAATTAGCAAGAAGGGAAGAGATGGGAACTTGAGAAATGTTACTTTTCAATGTAGTCGCGGTGGAAAGGCAAAGGTCAAAACTACCAATCCGGTCAAACCACggccacaaacaaaaattgagtgTCCAGCACGCCTTAATTTTGCTATATGTCCGGATGGAAAGTGGAGGTTAAATCGGGTGGCCTTGGAGCACAATCATGAATATAGCCCGGGAAAGTCCAAGTTTTACAAAAGCAATAGGGTTCTTGATGAACATGTGGAAAGAAAGCTCGTATTGAATGATAAAGTTGGGATTCCGTTGTATAAGACTTATGACTCACTTCAAATTCAGGCGGGGGGACATGATAACCTTCAATATAATCAGAAGGATTGCCGAAATTATTTGAATACTGAGCGACATAAATTACTTGTTGAAGGAGATGCTGAGGCGATGCATAGTTATTTCATGAAGATGAAAGCTGACAATTCTGACTTCTTTTTTGCCATGGATTTGGATGATAAGGGTCGATTGAGGAATGTATTCTGGGCTGATGCAAGGAGTAGGGCGGCTTGTAAGGAATTTGGTGATGTTGTGACATTTGACACAACATACTTGGTAAACAAGTATGACATGCCTTTTGCTCCATTTGTAGGCGTCAATCATCATGGTCAATCGGTATTATTGGGATGTGGACTCATATCTCATGAAGACACCAAGTCATTCTCATGGTTATTTAAGACTTGGATGACGTGCATGTGGGGTTGTGCTCCTAAAGCAATTATTACCGATCAATGTATGGCCATGAAGAATGCTATAGAAGACGTATTTCCTAACACCCGACACCGGTGGTGCATATGGCATATCTTGAAAAAGGTGCCAGAAAAGTTAGGAAAGTACGATGCATATAAATCAATTTCACCTTCTTTGCACAGTGTGGTTTATGATTCACTTACAAAAGATGAATTTGAGGATGCTTGGGAGGCGTTTATCAAAAAGTACGAACTTCAAGATAATGAATGGTTACATGGGTTGTACTTAGAGAAGAACCGATGGGTGCCGGCTTTTGTGAAAGATGTATTTTGGGCGGGAATGTCATCCACACAAAGAAGTGAGAGCATGAATTCTTATTTTGACGATTACATCAATTCGAAAACGACCTTGAAGCAATTTGTCGAGCAATATGAGAATGCATTGGCGAGAAAGGTAgacaatgaaaaaaatgaagatacgAAAAGTTCGCAATCTTACATCCCATGCATAATTGAAGATGGGTTAgagaatcaatttcaaagtgCTTACACGAATGCGAAGGCGAAAGAGTTTCAAGATGAATTTGTTGGGAAACTTAAGTGttcttatgaaaaaaaaataagggatgaTGTTTGGTCAGAGTATGAGGCAAAAGAGTGGATTACATatggagaagagaaaaagagaaaacgtGTGTCATTTATCGTCGATTTTAATGGCGAGACCAATGAAGCCAATTGTAATTGTCGATTGTTTGAATTTAAAGGAATGGTGTGTAGACATCAATTGATAGTATTCCATGATAGGGGAATTCAAAGAGTACCTGATAAGTATGTCTtgaaaagatggagaaaagatgTGAAGAGGGTCCACACCAAAATTCGAATCAACTACGATAACTCATCAAGGACAATTCAAGCACGTCGGTATGACAACATGTGCAATCTCTTTAATGAGGTTGCCGATTTGGCGGAAGATTGTGAAGAGAAGTATGCTAAGGTGATGGGACGGCTACGGGAGCTAAAACAAGAATTACTTGAATCTTCGGTTGTTTGTGGAAGTAATATAGTTTTCGGTACTCCTAATGATTCCTTTTCATTTGGAGATGAAATTCTAGGTTCCAAAGAGAGTAAGATCATCCTTGACCCGGAACCTCTTCGTCGAAAAGGGAGACCGCCGTCTAAAAGAAAGcaagattttgttgaaaaaattggtaagaagaaaagagaaccaaaaaagaagacattGCCTAATGAAAAAACGAAG GAGATTGAGAATATTGCGGATGGCCATGTGTTTGGGACACAAGAGAGTGTTGGAAAT AGTTACCCATGCTATATGGGGCAATTTATGTGGCCCAACATGATGCTCCATAATATGCAACCAACTATGGCACAAGGCGGAGCTATCCTCCCATTTTCTCCAAGTATGGCACAAGGCGGAGCCATCCTCCCAAATATGGCACAAGGCGGAACCGGAGCAAGCTTTGACCAATTTATTAGCAACTTCCCAACTTCACAAAACAACATGCCAAATTTATTCAATAGTGAAGTTTGGAGAGGACAATCAAGTATCGCGAGTAGTCAAGTTTGGGGAGGAGGGCAATCAAGTTTAATGGAAAGTCAAGGGCAGGGttggaaagaaggaaaaatctcTTTTACAGATATGTTGAATGCAAAGGATAACGGCAAAGAGTAG
- the LOC131333203 gene encoding protein FAR1-RELATED SEQUENCE 5-like isoform X4, whose protein sequence is MFPMSPDSIPSTMPPRSSNQDEIDSNEKEEVWSGYNEDEEDVSSGSSKKECDEICTNEDGKEETENFEDRVEQPNEGMIFDTPNDAYLYYSRYAKENGFAVAKRISKKGRDGNLRNVTFQCSRGGKAKVKTTNPVKPRPQTKIECPARLNFAICPDGKWRLNRVALEHNHEYSPGKSKFYKSNRVLDEHVERKLVLNDKVGIPLYKTYDSLQIQAGGHDNLQYNQKDCRNYLNTERHKLLVEGDAEAMHSYFMKMKADNSDFFFAMDLDDKGRLRNVFWADARSRAACKEFGDVVTFDTTYLVNKYDMPFAPFVGVNHHGQSVLLGCGLISHEDTKSFSWLFKTWMTCMWGCAPKAIITDQCMAMKNAIEDVFPNTRHRWCIWHILKKVPEKLGKYDAYKSISPSLHSVVYDSLTKDEFEDAWEAFIKKYELQDNEWLHGLYLEKNRWVPAFVKDVFWAGMSSTQRSESMNSYFDDYINSKTTLKQFVEQYENALARKVDNEKNEDTKSSQSYIPCIIEDGLENQFQSAYTNAKAKEFQDEFVGKLKCSYEKKIRDDVWSEYEAKEWITYGEEKKRKRVSFIVDFNGETNEANCNCRLFEFKGMVCRHQLIVFHDRGIQRVPDKYVLKRWRKDVKRVHTKIRINYDNSSRTIQARRYDNMCNLFNEVADLAEDCEEKYAKVMGRLRELKQELLESSVVCGSNIVFGTPNDSFSFGDEILGSKESKIILDPEPLRRKGRPPSKRKQDFVEKIGKKKREPKKKTLPNEKTKEIENIADGHVFGTQESVGNSYPCYMGQFMWPNMMLHNMQPTMAQGGAILPNMAQGGTGASFDQFISNFPTSQNNMPNLFNSEVWRGQSSIASSQVWGGGQSSLMESQGQGWKEGKISFTDMLNAKDNGKE, encoded by the exons ATGTTTCCGATGTCGCCAGATTCTATTCCTTCGACAATGCCTCCACGATCATCGAATCAAGATGAGATAGATTCTAATGAGAAAGAGGAGGTATGGAGTGGATAcaatgaagatgaagaagatgtATCGAGTGGTTCTTCAAAAAAGGAGTGTGATGAGATATGTACTAATGAAGATGGAAAAGaggaaacagaaaattttgaagatAGAGTTGAGCAACCGAATGAGGGAATGATATTCGACACACCAAATGATGCTTATCTATATTACTCAAGATATGCTAAAGAAAATGGGTTTGCTGTGGCTAAAAGAATTAGCAAGAAGGGAAGAGATGGGAACTTGAGAAATGTTACTTTTCAATGTAGTCGCGGTGGAAAGGCAAAGGTCAAAACTACCAATCCGGTCAAACCACggccacaaacaaaaattgagtgTCCAGCACGCCTTAATTTTGCTATATGTCCGGATGGAAAGTGGAGGTTAAATCGGGTGGCCTTGGAGCACAATCATGAATATAGCCCGGGAAAGTCCAAGTTTTACAAAAGCAATAGGGTTCTTGATGAACATGTGGAAAGAAAGCTCGTATTGAATGATAAAGTTGGGATTCCGTTGTATAAGACTTATGACTCACTTCAAATTCAGGCGGGGGGACATGATAACCTTCAATATAATCAGAAGGATTGCCGAAATTATTTGAATACTGAGCGACATAAATTACTTGTTGAAGGAGATGCTGAGGCGATGCATAGTTATTTCATGAAGATGAAAGCTGACAATTCTGACTTCTTTTTTGCCATGGATTTGGATGATAAGGGTCGATTGAGGAATGTATTCTGGGCTGATGCAAGGAGTAGGGCGGCTTGTAAGGAATTTGGTGATGTTGTGACATTTGACACAACATACTTGGTAAACAAGTATGACATGCCTTTTGCTCCATTTGTAGGCGTCAATCATCATGGTCAATCGGTATTATTGGGATGTGGACTCATATCTCATGAAGACACCAAGTCATTCTCATGGTTATTTAAGACTTGGATGACGTGCATGTGGGGTTGTGCTCCTAAAGCAATTATTACCGATCAATGTATGGCCATGAAGAATGCTATAGAAGACGTATTTCCTAACACCCGACACCGGTGGTGCATATGGCATATCTTGAAAAAGGTGCCAGAAAAGTTAGGAAAGTACGATGCATATAAATCAATTTCACCTTCTTTGCACAGTGTGGTTTATGATTCACTTACAAAAGATGAATTTGAGGATGCTTGGGAGGCGTTTATCAAAAAGTACGAACTTCAAGATAATGAATGGTTACATGGGTTGTACTTAGAGAAGAACCGATGGGTGCCGGCTTTTGTGAAAGATGTATTTTGGGCGGGAATGTCATCCACACAAAGAAGTGAGAGCATGAATTCTTATTTTGACGATTACATCAATTCGAAAACGACCTTGAAGCAATTTGTCGAGCAATATGAGAATGCATTGGCGAGAAAGGTAgacaatgaaaaaaatgaagatacgAAAAGTTCGCAATCTTACATCCCATGCATAATTGAAGATGGGTTAgagaatcaatttcaaagtgCTTACACGAATGCGAAGGCGAAAGAGTTTCAAGATGAATTTGTTGGGAAACTTAAGTGttcttatgaaaaaaaaataagggatgaTGTTTGGTCAGAGTATGAGGCAAAAGAGTGGATTACATatggagaagagaaaaagagaaaacgtGTGTCATTTATCGTCGATTTTAATGGCGAGACCAATGAAGCCAATTGTAATTGTCGATTGTTTGAATTTAAAGGAATGGTGTGTAGACATCAATTGATAGTATTCCATGATAGGGGAATTCAAAGAGTACCTGATAAGTATGTCTtgaaaagatggagaaaagatgTGAAGAGGGTCCACACCAAAATTCGAATCAACTACGATAACTCATCAAGGACAATTCAAGCACGTCGGTATGACAACATGTGCAATCTCTTTAATGAGGTTGCCGATTTGGCGGAAGATTGTGAAGAGAAGTATGCTAAGGTGATGGGACGGCTACGGGAGCTAAAACAAGAATTACTTGAATCTTCGGTTGTTTGTGGAAGTAATATAGTTTTCGGTACTCCTAATGATTCCTTTTCATTTGGAGATGAAATTCTAGGTTCCAAAGAGAGTAAGATCATCCTTGACCCGGAACCTCTTCGTCGAAAAGGGAGACCGCCGTCTAAAAGAAAGcaagattttgttgaaaaaattggtaagaagaaaagagaaccaaaaaagaagacattGCCTAATGAAAAAACGAAG GAGATTGAGAATATTGCGGATGGCCATGTGTTTGGGACACAAGAGAGTGTTGGAAAT AGTTACCCATGCTATATGGGGCAATTTATGTGGCCCAACATGATGCTCCATAATATGCAACCAACTATGGCACAAG GCGGAGCCATCCTCCCAAATATGGCACAAGGCGGAACCGGAGCAAGCTTTGACCAATTTATTAGCAACTTCCCAACTTCACAAAACAACATGCCAAATTTATTCAATAGTGAAGTTTGGAGAGGACAATCAAGTATCGCGAGTAGTCAAGTTTGGGGAGGAGGGCAATCAAGTTTAATGGAAAGTCAAGGGCAGGGttggaaagaaggaaaaatctcTTTTACAGATATGTTGAATGCAAAGGATAACGGCAAAGAGTAG
- the LOC131333203 gene encoding protein FAR1-RELATED SEQUENCE 4-like isoform X3, producing the protein MFPMSPDSIPSTMPPRSSNQDEIDSNEKEEVWSGYNEDEEDVSSGSSKKECDEICTNEDGKEETENFEDRVEQPNEGMIFDTPNDAYLYYSRYAKENGFAVAKRISKKGRDGNLRNVTFQCSRGGKAKVKTTNPVKPRPQTKIECPARLNFAICPDGKWRLNRVALEHNHEYSPGKSKFYKSNRVLDEHVERKLVLNDKVGIPLYKTYDSLQIQAGGHDNLQYNQKDCRNYLNTERHKLLVEGDAEAMHSYFMKMKADNSDFFFAMDLDDKGRLRNVFWADARSRAACKEFGDVVTFDTTYLVNKYDMPFAPFVGVNHHGQSVLLGCGLISHEDTKSFSWLFKTWMTCMWGCAPKAIITDQCMAMKNAIEDVFPNTRHRWCIWHILKKVPEKLGKYDAYKSISPSLHSVVYDSLTKDEFEDAWEAFIKKYELQDNEWLHGLYLEKNRWVPAFVKDVFWAGMSSTQRSESMNSYFDDYINSKTTLKQFVEQYENALARKVDNEKNEDTKSSQSYIPCIIEDGLENQFQSAYTNAKAKEFQDEFVGKLKCSYEKKIRDDVWSEYEAKEWITYGEEKKRKRVSFIVDFNGETNEANCNCRLFEFKGMVCRHQLIVFHDRGIQRVPDKYVLKRWRKDVKRVHTKIRINYDNSSRTIQARRYDNMCNLFNEVADLAEDCEEKYAKVMGRLRELKQELLESSVVCGSNIVFGTPNDSFSFGDEILGSKESKIILDPEPLRRKGRPPSKRKQDFVEKIGKKKREPKKKTLPNEKTKEIENIADGHVFGTQESVGNVNSYPCYMGQFMWPNMMLHNMQPTMAQGGAILPNMAQGGTGASFDQFISNFPTSQNNMPNLFNSEVWRGQSSIASSQVWGGGQSSLMESQGQGWKEGKISFTDMLNAKDNGKE; encoded by the exons ATGTTTCCGATGTCGCCAGATTCTATTCCTTCGACAATGCCTCCACGATCATCGAATCAAGATGAGATAGATTCTAATGAGAAAGAGGAGGTATGGAGTGGATAcaatgaagatgaagaagatgtATCGAGTGGTTCTTCAAAAAAGGAGTGTGATGAGATATGTACTAATGAAGATGGAAAAGaggaaacagaaaattttgaagatAGAGTTGAGCAACCGAATGAGGGAATGATATTCGACACACCAAATGATGCTTATCTATATTACTCAAGATATGCTAAAGAAAATGGGTTTGCTGTGGCTAAAAGAATTAGCAAGAAGGGAAGAGATGGGAACTTGAGAAATGTTACTTTTCAATGTAGTCGCGGTGGAAAGGCAAAGGTCAAAACTACCAATCCGGTCAAACCACggccacaaacaaaaattgagtgTCCAGCACGCCTTAATTTTGCTATATGTCCGGATGGAAAGTGGAGGTTAAATCGGGTGGCCTTGGAGCACAATCATGAATATAGCCCGGGAAAGTCCAAGTTTTACAAAAGCAATAGGGTTCTTGATGAACATGTGGAAAGAAAGCTCGTATTGAATGATAAAGTTGGGATTCCGTTGTATAAGACTTATGACTCACTTCAAATTCAGGCGGGGGGACATGATAACCTTCAATATAATCAGAAGGATTGCCGAAATTATTTGAATACTGAGCGACATAAATTACTTGTTGAAGGAGATGCTGAGGCGATGCATAGTTATTTCATGAAGATGAAAGCTGACAATTCTGACTTCTTTTTTGCCATGGATTTGGATGATAAGGGTCGATTGAGGAATGTATTCTGGGCTGATGCAAGGAGTAGGGCGGCTTGTAAGGAATTTGGTGATGTTGTGACATTTGACACAACATACTTGGTAAACAAGTATGACATGCCTTTTGCTCCATTTGTAGGCGTCAATCATCATGGTCAATCGGTATTATTGGGATGTGGACTCATATCTCATGAAGACACCAAGTCATTCTCATGGTTATTTAAGACTTGGATGACGTGCATGTGGGGTTGTGCTCCTAAAGCAATTATTACCGATCAATGTATGGCCATGAAGAATGCTATAGAAGACGTATTTCCTAACACCCGACACCGGTGGTGCATATGGCATATCTTGAAAAAGGTGCCAGAAAAGTTAGGAAAGTACGATGCATATAAATCAATTTCACCTTCTTTGCACAGTGTGGTTTATGATTCACTTACAAAAGATGAATTTGAGGATGCTTGGGAGGCGTTTATCAAAAAGTACGAACTTCAAGATAATGAATGGTTACATGGGTTGTACTTAGAGAAGAACCGATGGGTGCCGGCTTTTGTGAAAGATGTATTTTGGGCGGGAATGTCATCCACACAAAGAAGTGAGAGCATGAATTCTTATTTTGACGATTACATCAATTCGAAAACGACCTTGAAGCAATTTGTCGAGCAATATGAGAATGCATTGGCGAGAAAGGTAgacaatgaaaaaaatgaagatacgAAAAGTTCGCAATCTTACATCCCATGCATAATTGAAGATGGGTTAgagaatcaatttcaaagtgCTTACACGAATGCGAAGGCGAAAGAGTTTCAAGATGAATTTGTTGGGAAACTTAAGTGttcttatgaaaaaaaaataagggatgaTGTTTGGTCAGAGTATGAGGCAAAAGAGTGGATTACATatggagaagagaaaaagagaaaacgtGTGTCATTTATCGTCGATTTTAATGGCGAGACCAATGAAGCCAATTGTAATTGTCGATTGTTTGAATTTAAAGGAATGGTGTGTAGACATCAATTGATAGTATTCCATGATAGGGGAATTCAAAGAGTACCTGATAAGTATGTCTtgaaaagatggagaaaagatgTGAAGAGGGTCCACACCAAAATTCGAATCAACTACGATAACTCATCAAGGACAATTCAAGCACGTCGGTATGACAACATGTGCAATCTCTTTAATGAGGTTGCCGATTTGGCGGAAGATTGTGAAGAGAAGTATGCTAAGGTGATGGGACGGCTACGGGAGCTAAAACAAGAATTACTTGAATCTTCGGTTGTTTGTGGAAGTAATATAGTTTTCGGTACTCCTAATGATTCCTTTTCATTTGGAGATGAAATTCTAGGTTCCAAAGAGAGTAAGATCATCCTTGACCCGGAACCTCTTCGTCGAAAAGGGAGACCGCCGTCTAAAAGAAAGcaagattttgttgaaaaaattggtaagaagaaaagagaaccaaaaaagaagacattGCCTAATGAAAAAACGAAG GAGATTGAGAATATTGCGGATGGCCATGTGTTTGGGACACAAGAGAGTGTTGGAAATGTAAAT AGTTACCCATGCTATATGGGGCAATTTATGTGGCCCAACATGATGCTCCATAATATGCAACCAACTATGGCACAAG GCGGAGCCATCCTCCCAAATATGGCACAAGGCGGAACCGGAGCAAGCTTTGACCAATTTATTAGCAACTTCCCAACTTCACAAAACAACATGCCAAATTTATTCAATAGTGAAGTTTGGAGAGGACAATCAAGTATCGCGAGTAGTCAAGTTTGGGGAGGAGGGCAATCAAGTTTAATGGAAAGTCAAGGGCAGGGttggaaagaaggaaaaatctcTTTTACAGATATGTTGAATGCAAAGGATAACGGCAAAGAGTAG
- the LOC131333203 gene encoding protein FAR1-RELATED SEQUENCE 4-like isoform X1 produces MFPMSPDSIPSTMPPRSSNQDEIDSNEKEEVWSGYNEDEEDVSSGSSKKECDEICTNEDGKEETENFEDRVEQPNEGMIFDTPNDAYLYYSRYAKENGFAVAKRISKKGRDGNLRNVTFQCSRGGKAKVKTTNPVKPRPQTKIECPARLNFAICPDGKWRLNRVALEHNHEYSPGKSKFYKSNRVLDEHVERKLVLNDKVGIPLYKTYDSLQIQAGGHDNLQYNQKDCRNYLNTERHKLLVEGDAEAMHSYFMKMKADNSDFFFAMDLDDKGRLRNVFWADARSRAACKEFGDVVTFDTTYLVNKYDMPFAPFVGVNHHGQSVLLGCGLISHEDTKSFSWLFKTWMTCMWGCAPKAIITDQCMAMKNAIEDVFPNTRHRWCIWHILKKVPEKLGKYDAYKSISPSLHSVVYDSLTKDEFEDAWEAFIKKYELQDNEWLHGLYLEKNRWVPAFVKDVFWAGMSSTQRSESMNSYFDDYINSKTTLKQFVEQYENALARKVDNEKNEDTKSSQSYIPCIIEDGLENQFQSAYTNAKAKEFQDEFVGKLKCSYEKKIRDDVWSEYEAKEWITYGEEKKRKRVSFIVDFNGETNEANCNCRLFEFKGMVCRHQLIVFHDRGIQRVPDKYVLKRWRKDVKRVHTKIRINYDNSSRTIQARRYDNMCNLFNEVADLAEDCEEKYAKVMGRLRELKQELLESSVVCGSNIVFGTPNDSFSFGDEILGSKESKIILDPEPLRRKGRPPSKRKQDFVEKIGKKKREPKKKTLPNEKTKEIENIADGHVFGTQESVGNVNSYPCYMGQFMWPNMMLHNMQPTMAQGGAILPFSPSMAQGGAILPNMAQGGTGASFDQFISNFPTSQNNMPNLFNSEVWRGQSSIASSQVWGGGQSSLMESQGQGWKEGKISFTDMLNAKDNGKE; encoded by the exons ATGTTTCCGATGTCGCCAGATTCTATTCCTTCGACAATGCCTCCACGATCATCGAATCAAGATGAGATAGATTCTAATGAGAAAGAGGAGGTATGGAGTGGATAcaatgaagatgaagaagatgtATCGAGTGGTTCTTCAAAAAAGGAGTGTGATGAGATATGTACTAATGAAGATGGAAAAGaggaaacagaaaattttgaagatAGAGTTGAGCAACCGAATGAGGGAATGATATTCGACACACCAAATGATGCTTATCTATATTACTCAAGATATGCTAAAGAAAATGGGTTTGCTGTGGCTAAAAGAATTAGCAAGAAGGGAAGAGATGGGAACTTGAGAAATGTTACTTTTCAATGTAGTCGCGGTGGAAAGGCAAAGGTCAAAACTACCAATCCGGTCAAACCACggccacaaacaaaaattgagtgTCCAGCACGCCTTAATTTTGCTATATGTCCGGATGGAAAGTGGAGGTTAAATCGGGTGGCCTTGGAGCACAATCATGAATATAGCCCGGGAAAGTCCAAGTTTTACAAAAGCAATAGGGTTCTTGATGAACATGTGGAAAGAAAGCTCGTATTGAATGATAAAGTTGGGATTCCGTTGTATAAGACTTATGACTCACTTCAAATTCAGGCGGGGGGACATGATAACCTTCAATATAATCAGAAGGATTGCCGAAATTATTTGAATACTGAGCGACATAAATTACTTGTTGAAGGAGATGCTGAGGCGATGCATAGTTATTTCATGAAGATGAAAGCTGACAATTCTGACTTCTTTTTTGCCATGGATTTGGATGATAAGGGTCGATTGAGGAATGTATTCTGGGCTGATGCAAGGAGTAGGGCGGCTTGTAAGGAATTTGGTGATGTTGTGACATTTGACACAACATACTTGGTAAACAAGTATGACATGCCTTTTGCTCCATTTGTAGGCGTCAATCATCATGGTCAATCGGTATTATTGGGATGTGGACTCATATCTCATGAAGACACCAAGTCATTCTCATGGTTATTTAAGACTTGGATGACGTGCATGTGGGGTTGTGCTCCTAAAGCAATTATTACCGATCAATGTATGGCCATGAAGAATGCTATAGAAGACGTATTTCCTAACACCCGACACCGGTGGTGCATATGGCATATCTTGAAAAAGGTGCCAGAAAAGTTAGGAAAGTACGATGCATATAAATCAATTTCACCTTCTTTGCACAGTGTGGTTTATGATTCACTTACAAAAGATGAATTTGAGGATGCTTGGGAGGCGTTTATCAAAAAGTACGAACTTCAAGATAATGAATGGTTACATGGGTTGTACTTAGAGAAGAACCGATGGGTGCCGGCTTTTGTGAAAGATGTATTTTGGGCGGGAATGTCATCCACACAAAGAAGTGAGAGCATGAATTCTTATTTTGACGATTACATCAATTCGAAAACGACCTTGAAGCAATTTGTCGAGCAATATGAGAATGCATTGGCGAGAAAGGTAgacaatgaaaaaaatgaagatacgAAAAGTTCGCAATCTTACATCCCATGCATAATTGAAGATGGGTTAgagaatcaatttcaaagtgCTTACACGAATGCGAAGGCGAAAGAGTTTCAAGATGAATTTGTTGGGAAACTTAAGTGttcttatgaaaaaaaaataagggatgaTGTTTGGTCAGAGTATGAGGCAAAAGAGTGGATTACATatggagaagagaaaaagagaaaacgtGTGTCATTTATCGTCGATTTTAATGGCGAGACCAATGAAGCCAATTGTAATTGTCGATTGTTTGAATTTAAAGGAATGGTGTGTAGACATCAATTGATAGTATTCCATGATAGGGGAATTCAAAGAGTACCTGATAAGTATGTCTtgaaaagatggagaaaagatgTGAAGAGGGTCCACACCAAAATTCGAATCAACTACGATAACTCATCAAGGACAATTCAAGCACGTCGGTATGACAACATGTGCAATCTCTTTAATGAGGTTGCCGATTTGGCGGAAGATTGTGAAGAGAAGTATGCTAAGGTGATGGGACGGCTACGGGAGCTAAAACAAGAATTACTTGAATCTTCGGTTGTTTGTGGAAGTAATATAGTTTTCGGTACTCCTAATGATTCCTTTTCATTTGGAGATGAAATTCTAGGTTCCAAAGAGAGTAAGATCATCCTTGACCCGGAACCTCTTCGTCGAAAAGGGAGACCGCCGTCTAAAAGAAAGcaagattttgttgaaaaaattggtaagaagaaaagagaaccaaaaaagaagacattGCCTAATGAAAAAACGAAG GAGATTGAGAATATTGCGGATGGCCATGTGTTTGGGACACAAGAGAGTGTTGGAAATGTAAAT AGTTACCCATGCTATATGGGGCAATTTATGTGGCCCAACATGATGCTCCATAATATGCAACCAACTATGGCACAAGGCGGAGCTATCCTCCCATTTTCTCCAAGTATGGCACAAGGCGGAGCCATCCTCCCAAATATGGCACAAGGCGGAACCGGAGCAAGCTTTGACCAATTTATTAGCAACTTCCCAACTTCACAAAACAACATGCCAAATTTATTCAATAGTGAAGTTTGGAGAGGACAATCAAGTATCGCGAGTAGTCAAGTTTGGGGAGGAGGGCAATCAAGTTTAATGGAAAGTCAAGGGCAGGGttggaaagaaggaaaaatctcTTTTACAGATATGTTGAATGCAAAGGATAACGGCAAAGAGTAG